The genomic stretch ATTTATTGGTTGATCGCCGGATTCCCAATCGTATTCCACTTCGTATAGGACATGTAATGGAAATACTCATCGCGATACGGATGTTTTGTATTGGAGTTCCAAGGCTTTTCTCCGCCGCAGAAGTGCACGATTGCCGGGTTTTCTCTTGTTTCATTATATTGCTTCCGCCCTAACAGAGTCGATGGGGTTTTCAGCTTTAACATGATATAGGTTTGAGCGTTCCAGCGCGGATGAAGTTCATACCACTGATCATACAAGATCGCATTCAGTGCATCTTGGTCATGCAGCACAAGAAAGTCTTCGTCTGGGTGTTCATTGATAAAGTTGATGACTTTTTCTGTGATGTTTTGCTTTCTCCAAGACTCAAAATCAATAATCATGATACCTGAGTTAAAATACTTCCCTGTATCAGTGACGTTCATTTCTTTCAGGCGTTCATGCTGCCCCGCATCCTCAACAGCGGCTACGGTGTATGGCGCAATGTCTAAGTCCCATAGCTTAGAAATATCCTCTAGGACAAGCGCATCACAATCGATGTAAATCATTCGTTTGATGCTTTCATCCTTAATTAAGTCGGGAATCGAAATGCGGTAATACGCGGCTTTTGTAATATGGCTGCTCTCAACCGCATGTTCATACATGTTGGT from Bacillus subtilis subsp. subtilis str. 168 encodes the following:
- the gspA gene encoding putative glycosyl transferase (general stress protein) (Evidence 3: Putative function from multiple computational evidences; PubMedId: 11377871, 19659723; Product type e: enzyme) produces the protein MRKDEIMHIVSCADDNYARHLGGMFVSLLTNMDQEREVKLYVIDGGIKPDNKKRLEETTLKFGVPIEFLEVDTNMYEHAVESSHITKAAYYRISIPDLIKDESIKRMIYIDCDALVLEDISKLWDLDIAPYTVAAVEDAGQHERLKEMNVTDTGKYFNSGIMIIDFESWRKQNITEKVINFINEHPDEDFLVLHDQDALNAILYDQWYELHPRWNAQTYIMLKLKTPSTLLGRKQYNETRENPAIVHFCGGEKPWNSNTKHPYRDEYFHYMSYTKWNTIGNPAINQ